One Candidatus Thermoplasmatota archaeon DNA window includes the following coding sequences:
- a CDS encoding V-type ATP synthase subunit F → MEIAVVGDEDFVLGYKLVGIRKTYPAEDEELESVINDVLQDTRVGILVLSARSLGKVSAGAKRRIMASSHPVVISVGAEQEEDLREKVKKAIGVDLYKS, encoded by the coding sequence GTGGAGATAGCTGTCGTCGGGGATGAGGACTTCGTTCTCGGGTACAAGCTCGTGGGCATCAGGAAGACGTATCCAGCAGAGGACGAGGAGCTGGAGTCCGTCATCAATGACGTTCTGCAGGACACGCGCGTCGGCATCCTCGTCCTTTCCGCGCGTTCGCTGGGCAAGGTCAGTGCGGGCGCCAAGAGAAGGATAATGGCCAGCTCGCACCCCGTTGTCATAAGTGTTGGCGCGGAGCAAGAGGAGGACCTCAGGGAGAAGGTCAAGAAGGCAATTGGAGTCGATTTGTACAAGAGCTAA
- the ahaC gene encoding ATP synthase A1 subunit C, with protein MAIMGKLRQKLKGKIPIELGNYPYVCARVKGKKSKLISKDSYARILKMETPSISRLLGEGQYREQMLALGAKYSGVDLIEMATRNNLAEVFTQIIEFSEGNLRTMISRFLDRWDVWNIKTIIRGKSYGAANEEIIEDLIPAGSFSTEFLQKLAEKETVEEVMEELENTIYDLALQEAKGEDEEFPPISVFEDALDRTYYSFLLEVVPPTTEPMKLFRMFIRKEIDMINLRTLLRTREDAERIERDVFIEGGLELSKEELDTFMPLSLEDLLPRLQKYSFYDDISGPLKEVKTKGLNDVARALEKHHQRQASRYSSLHPLSILPVLDYMISKEIEVENIRIIARGKRDGLSESTIWDLLVI; from the coding sequence ATGGCGATAATGGGGAAGCTGAGACAGAAGCTCAAGGGAAAGATACCCATCGAGCTCGGTAACTACCCCTACGTCTGTGCGAGAGTCAAAGGGAAAAAGAGCAAACTGATCTCGAAGGACAGCTACGCAAGGATCCTGAAGATGGAGACTCCGAGCATCTCGCGGCTACTCGGCGAGGGCCAGTACAGGGAGCAGATGCTCGCCCTCGGGGCGAAGTACTCGGGCGTGGACCTCATCGAGATGGCGACACGCAACAATCTTGCCGAGGTCTTCACGCAGATAATCGAGTTCTCGGAGGGCAACCTCAGAACGATGATTTCCAGGTTCCTGGACCGCTGGGACGTCTGGAACATCAAGACAATCATACGAGGCAAATCCTACGGCGCCGCGAACGAGGAGATAATCGAGGACCTCATTCCTGCGGGTTCGTTCTCAACGGAGTTCCTCCAGAAGCTTGCCGAGAAGGAGACCGTCGAGGAGGTCATGGAGGAGCTTGAGAACACTATCTACGATCTTGCCCTCCAGGAAGCCAAGGGCGAGGACGAGGAGTTCCCGCCGATCTCGGTCTTCGAGGACGCCCTTGACCGTACGTATTACTCCTTTCTTCTCGAGGTCGTGCCTCCAACGACGGAGCCGATGAAGCTGTTCAGGATGTTCATAAGGAAGGAGATCGACATGATAAACCTCAGAACGCTTCTGAGGACCAGAGAGGACGCGGAGAGGATAGAGCGCGACGTCTTCATCGAGGGTGGATTGGAGCTGTCCAAGGAGGAGCTCGATACGTTCATGCCACTGTCGCTTGAGGATCTGCTTCCGAGGCTGCAGAAGTACTCCTTCTACGATGACATCTCGGGTCCCCTGAAGGAGGTCAAGACGAAGGGCCTCAATGACGTGGCCAGAGCCCTTGAGAAGCATCATCAGAGACAGGCATCGAGGTATTCGAGCCTCCATCCCCTATCGATACTTCCGGTTCTGGACTACATGATATCGAAAGAGATCGAGGTGGAGAACATCAGGATCATCGCGCGCGGGAAGCGGGACGGCCTGAGCGAGTCCACCATATGGGACCTCCTGGTGATCTGA
- a CDS encoding V-type ATP synthase subunit D, with the protein MVREYKATRSELLELKKQIKLSTTGHRLLKMKRDSLIAEFFKILDKAKGIRSGIQDKYDRAMERLSIAKAIEGTIGVKSAAFAALENPEMELTTKNIMGIVVPEIQSRSVKKRIDERGYGIIGTSSRIDEAAEAFEDLVEDIVIAAEIETTMRRLLDEIEKTRRRVNALEFRVIPNLESQEAFIRLRLEELERENIFRLKRFKEA; encoded by the coding sequence ATGGTCAGGGAGTACAAGGCGACTAGGTCGGAGCTTCTCGAGCTCAAGAAGCAGATCAAGCTGTCCACGACCGGGCACAGACTGCTCAAGATGAAGAGGGACAGCCTCATCGCCGAGTTCTTCAAGATCCTAGACAAGGCCAAGGGCATCAGGTCCGGCATCCAGGACAAGTACGACCGCGCCATGGAGAGGCTATCCATCGCGAAGGCGATCGAGGGCACGATAGGCGTCAAGTCGGCCGCGTTCGCCGCGCTCGAGAACCCGGAGATGGAGCTCACAACGAAGAACATCATGGGCATCGTCGTTCCGGAGATCCAGTCCAGGAGCGTCAAGAAGAGGATCGACGAGCGGGGCTACGGCATCATAGGCACGTCCTCCAGGATCGACGAGGCGGCCGAGGCGTTCGAGGACCTGGTGGAGGACATCGTCATCGCGGCGGAGATCGAAACCACGATGCGCAGGCTGCTGGACGAGATCGAGAAAACGCGAAGGAGGGTCAACGCGCTCGAGTTCAGGGTCATCCCCAATCTCGAATCGCAGGAGGCGTTCATCAGGCTCCGGCTGGAGGAGCTCGAGCGGGAGAACATCTTCCGCCTGAAGAGGTTCAAGGAGGCCTGA
- a CDS encoding V-type ATP synthase subunit K has product MADPGLLAMAAAITMVGAAFATAWAEKVVGAAAVGAMAENEALFGKGIVFMVLPETIVLFGFVIAFLLVGKV; this is encoded by the coding sequence ATGGCAGACCCTGGTTTGTTGGCAATGGCAGCCGCCATTACGATGGTGGGAGCAGCCTTCGCGACGGCATGGGCAGAAAAGGTCGTGGGCGCTGCGGCAGTCGGAGCAATGGCAGAGAATGAAGCCCTTTTCGGTAAGGGCATCGTCTTCATGGTGCTCCCAGAGACCATCGTGCTGTTCGGCTTCGTCATAGCCTTCCTATTGGTAGGTAAAGTCTAG
- a CDS encoding V-type ATP synthase subunit I, protein MSRVLVLGPRESLDEVVEALYQEETLHILDFIEQDETFAIGKPLERASSVSEDLVKLRSISSILDVGEKGDKEALEVDTEMRSKIRALEINLSETDDSRKRTEELLSTLDARIEHMTPFASLPLTLDMYRDYESLSVHVGRVTRDLSDIGSHLKDYELFERERFVALFVPIEGAEEATVYLGSKGFTQVDLPDMDGDPKELLVKMKAQREKWEKKLSSTEKRLDKLGQKYSTFILSAEETLAVEAEKAEAPLRFATTEHTFVIDGWVPRDDARKLKKALEDMKGIFADTIDREDEEPPVLLDNPEIHVSKFEFLIRIFSTPSHDEVDPTLVLSLIFPVFFGLMIGDLGYGLVMMAVGLWLRGKLKDIPELSNLMWILFVSGFFATLFGMFLYGDAFGIAFHYHPSPGETPAPWLGFNLMGIDIPYNAPIHKTGKFGAMDLIALSILAAGVHLGIGFIFGVMNERKRNKKHALAKFGWLLVLIGLVIVLLRVAVQAEGLVVPKAIWFNDLANLTYPIRDAMLESFVFFGSLQISYVGVVLVVAGMPLLVIGEGGLAIIEIVGLVANTFSYARIAGVAVAKGATAIAFNTVCMPMIFYADGNIAMIIMGAIFLFLAHATVFMLGAVSAGIQALRLHYVEWFMKFFKGNGIDFRPFGIRKVQEV, encoded by the coding sequence ATGAGTAGGGTTCTCGTCCTCGGGCCCCGGGAATCCCTCGATGAGGTCGTAGAAGCCCTCTATCAAGAGGAGACGCTTCACATACTGGACTTCATCGAGCAGGATGAGACGTTTGCCATTGGGAAGCCCCTCGAGAGGGCATCCTCCGTCTCCGAGGACCTGGTCAAGCTCAGATCCATTTCAAGCATCTTGGATGTCGGCGAGAAAGGAGACAAAGAGGCTCTGGAAGTCGACACCGAGATGAGGAGCAAAATCCGTGCTCTGGAGATCAACCTCTCTGAGACCGATGACTCGCGCAAGAGAACGGAAGAACTGCTGAGCACCCTGGATGCGCGCATCGAGCATATGACGCCCTTCGCCTCACTTCCGTTGACGCTCGACATGTACAGGGACTACGAGTCTCTCTCTGTGCACGTGGGGCGTGTCACAAGGGACCTTTCCGACATCGGCTCCCATCTGAAGGACTACGAGCTCTTCGAGAGGGAACGCTTCGTGGCCCTGTTCGTGCCCATTGAAGGAGCAGAAGAGGCCACGGTGTATCTCGGAAGCAAGGGCTTCACTCAGGTGGACCTCCCGGACATGGACGGTGACCCCAAGGAGCTTCTCGTCAAGATGAAGGCTCAGAGGGAGAAGTGGGAGAAGAAGCTGTCATCCACGGAGAAGAGGCTCGACAAGCTGGGGCAGAAGTACTCAACATTCATCCTTTCCGCCGAGGAGACCCTGGCTGTCGAAGCGGAGAAGGCGGAGGCGCCACTCAGGTTCGCAACGACAGAACACACGTTCGTGATCGACGGGTGGGTGCCGAGGGACGACGCAAGGAAACTGAAGAAGGCCCTTGAGGACATGAAGGGAATCTTCGCGGACACCATAGACAGGGAGGACGAAGAGCCGCCCGTCCTGCTGGACAACCCGGAGATCCATGTGAGCAAGTTCGAATTCCTGATTCGGATCTTTTCGACTCCGAGCCATGATGAAGTGGACCCGACCCTGGTTCTCTCGTTGATATTCCCCGTTTTCTTCGGGCTCATGATTGGCGACCTGGGATACGGGCTCGTCATGATGGCAGTTGGCTTGTGGCTGAGGGGGAAGCTGAAAGACATACCAGAGCTTTCCAATCTGATGTGGATACTGTTCGTGTCGGGCTTCTTCGCAACGCTCTTCGGGATGTTCCTGTACGGTGACGCTTTCGGCATTGCATTTCACTATCACCCCTCTCCCGGAGAGACCCCCGCCCCTTGGCTCGGGTTCAACCTGATGGGCATCGACATTCCGTATAACGCGCCCATTCACAAGACCGGCAAGTTCGGGGCAATGGATCTCATCGCTCTGTCCATCCTCGCGGCTGGTGTTCACCTCGGGATTGGGTTCATCTTCGGCGTCATGAATGAGAGAAAGCGCAACAAGAAGCATGCACTGGCGAAGTTCGGATGGCTTCTAGTTCTGATCGGTCTTGTCATCGTGCTGTTGAGGGTTGCGGTGCAGGCAGAAGGCCTTGTCGTTCCGAAGGCCATTTGGTTCAACGACCTCGCCAATCTCACCTATCCGATCAGAGACGCAATGCTGGAGTCGTTCGTGTTCTTCGGAAGCTTACAGATCTCTTATGTGGGTGTAGTCCTAGTAGTTGCTGGTATGCCGCTCCTCGTCATAGGTGAAGGCGGGCTTGCCATCATTGAGATAGTCGGTCTCGTGGCAAACACGTTCTCCTATGCTCGAATCGCCGGCGTCGCTGTGGCAAAAGGTGCAACGGCGATCGCGTTCAACACGGTCTGTATGCCCATGATCTTCTACGCGGATGGGAACATCGCAATGATTATCATGGGCGCTATCTTCCTCTTTCTTGCTCATGCGACCGTGTTCATGCTGGGCGCGGTCTCAGCGGGCATCCAGGCACTTAGGCTCCACTATGTGGAATGGTTCATGAAGTTCTTCAAAGGAAATGGAATCGACTTCAGACCTTTCGGAATAAGGAAAGTACAGGAGGTGTAA
- a CDS encoding V-type ATP synthase subunit B, whose protein sequence is MTKEYRTISEIAGPLIFVEKTEWVGYGELVEIVLPDGTRKRGQVLDTSKDIVVVQVFEGTAGIDRSSSVKFLGETVKLNVSKDMLGRVLSGSGEPLDGGPPVIPEKRIEILGAAINPFSRAPPEEFIQTGISTIDGMNTLVRGQKLPIFSGSGLPHNEIALQIARQAKVLGEEKEEFAVVFVAMGITHEEAQYFMQDFERTGALKRAVLFLNLADDPAVERLITPRMGLTAAEYLAYEQDYHILVILTDLTNYCEALRQIGAAREEVPGRRGYPGYMYTDLATMYERAGRIHGKKGSITQIPIISMPDDDITHPIPDLSAYITEGQLVVSRELHRKGIYPPIDISPSLSRLMDAGIGAEQTREDHKQVSDQCYAAYAEGKDLRGLVAIVGKEALSGRDRKLLDFADVFEAEFVRQGREEDREILRTLGISWEMLAGLEERMLTKIDRVTLEKYYPKRREGEDGQGVQGD, encoded by the coding sequence CTGACCAAGGAGTACAGGACCATCAGCGAGATCGCGGGCCCGCTCATCTTCGTGGAGAAGACGGAATGGGTCGGCTACGGCGAGCTCGTGGAGATCGTCCTTCCGGACGGAACGAGAAAGAGGGGGCAGGTCCTCGACACATCGAAGGACATCGTCGTCGTACAGGTCTTCGAGGGAACCGCCGGGATCGACAGAAGCTCGAGCGTCAAGTTCCTCGGCGAGACCGTCAAGCTGAACGTGTCCAAGGATATGCTGGGCCGCGTCCTCTCAGGCTCCGGAGAGCCGCTGGACGGGGGACCGCCAGTGATTCCCGAGAAGAGGATCGAGATCCTGGGCGCGGCGATCAACCCATTCTCAAGAGCCCCGCCAGAGGAGTTCATACAGACCGGGATTTCCACCATAGACGGGATGAACACCCTCGTCAGGGGGCAGAAGCTTCCGATATTCTCCGGTTCCGGACTTCCGCACAACGAGATCGCGCTCCAGATCGCGAGGCAGGCGAAGGTCCTCGGTGAGGAGAAGGAGGAGTTCGCGGTCGTCTTCGTCGCGATGGGCATCACCCACGAGGAGGCGCAGTACTTCATGCAGGACTTCGAGCGGACGGGCGCGCTCAAGCGGGCGGTCCTGTTCCTGAATCTTGCCGACGACCCGGCCGTCGAGCGGTTGATCACGCCGCGAATGGGACTGACCGCCGCGGAATACCTCGCCTACGAGCAGGACTATCACATCCTCGTCATTCTCACGGACCTCACCAACTACTGCGAGGCGCTCCGGCAGATCGGAGCCGCCAGGGAAGAGGTTCCCGGAAGGAGGGGCTATCCGGGCTACATGTACACTGATCTGGCGACGATGTACGAGCGGGCGGGCAGGATACACGGCAAGAAGGGTTCCATCACTCAGATCCCGATCATATCGATGCCGGACGACGACATCACGCATCCGATACCAGACCTGAGCGCCTACATCACGGAAGGCCAGCTGGTCGTCTCAAGGGAGCTGCACAGGAAGGGCATCTACCCGCCGATAGACATCTCCCCGTCGCTCTCGAGGCTCATGGACGCCGGGATCGGCGCAGAGCAGACGAGGGAGGACCACAAGCAGGTCTCGGACCAGTGCTACGCGGCCTACGCGGAAGGAAAGGACCTCCGCGGGCTGGTCGCGATCGTCGGAAAGGAGGCCCTCTCCGGGAGGGACAGGAAACTGCTCGACTTCGCGGACGTGTTCGAGGCCGAGTTCGTCCGGCAGGGCAGGGAGGAGGACAGGGAGATCCTCAGAACGCTGGGCATCTCCTGGGAAATGCTCGCCGGCCTGGAGGAGAGGATGCTGACGAAGATAGACAGGGTCACGTTGGAGAAGTATTACCCCAAACGCCGAGAGGGAGAGGATGGTCAGGGAGTACAAGGCGACTAG
- a CDS encoding V-type ATP synthase subunit A, translated as MEEIERPEMTRPVGETAGEIYRVAGPVVTATGIHPRMYDVVEVGHEKLMGEVIQIVGEKTIIQVYEDTSGVKPGEPVRDTKASLVVELGPGLLGTIYDGIQRPLKVLTETMGDFILRGVSAPGISREKRWGFTPTVAVGDTIQGGTIIGKVQETTHTEHRVLCPPKMSGKVTDIREGEFTVTDTVCTLENGQKISMMQKWPVRVPRPSVEKLMPSIPLITGQRVLDMFFPVAKGGTAAIPGGFGTGKTVTEHQLAKWCDSEIVVYIGCGERGNEMTEVLTDFPKLEDPKTGAPLMERTVLIANTSNMPVAAREASVYTGITIAEYYRDMGYDVALMADSTSRWAEAMREISSRLEEMPGEEGYPAYLSSRLSEFYERAGRVKTLSGAEGSVSVVGAVSPPGGDFSEPVTQGTLRITKVFWALDTRLRERRHFPSINWLTSYSLYNRTLSDWFVENVSPHWSELREWSMAILQREAELQEIVQLVGSDALPEDEQLTLEVARMIREFFLQQNAFHPVDTFAPLERQYELLATIKRFSDLAKKALSLEVTYQELADMDSITLLGKLKYEEDFAGELKRVTDKMDEEFRQKEVIS; from the coding sequence ATGGAAGAGATCGAGAGACCCGAGATGACACGCCCCGTGGGGGAGACAGCAGGCGAGATCTACCGTGTCGCGGGTCCAGTCGTCACCGCCACGGGCATCCATCCGAGGATGTACGACGTGGTTGAAGTGGGTCATGAGAAGCTGATGGGCGAGGTCATCCAGATAGTAGGGGAGAAGACGATCATCCAGGTCTATGAGGACACGAGCGGCGTCAAGCCGGGGGAGCCCGTCCGTGATACGAAGGCCTCCCTGGTCGTGGAGCTCGGACCCGGTCTGCTGGGGACCATATACGATGGCATACAGAGGCCGTTGAAGGTCCTCACCGAGACGATGGGGGACTTCATCCTGAGGGGCGTTTCCGCTCCTGGCATCTCCAGAGAGAAGAGATGGGGATTCACGCCCACGGTCGCCGTCGGCGACACTATTCAGGGCGGGACCATCATAGGTAAGGTTCAGGAGACCACTCACACCGAGCACAGAGTGCTCTGCCCGCCGAAGATGTCGGGGAAGGTCACCGACATAAGAGAGGGAGAGTTCACCGTCACCGACACGGTGTGCACGCTCGAAAACGGGCAGAAGATCTCGATGATGCAGAAGTGGCCGGTCAGAGTGCCGCGACCGTCCGTGGAGAAGCTGATGCCCTCGATCCCTCTGATCACCGGCCAAAGGGTATTGGACATGTTCTTCCCCGTCGCAAAAGGCGGAACCGCCGCCATCCCCGGCGGGTTCGGCACGGGAAAGACCGTGACCGAGCACCAGCTGGCCAAGTGGTGCGACTCCGAGATAGTCGTTTACATCGGGTGCGGTGAGCGGGGGAACGAGATGACGGAGGTCCTGACGGATTTCCCCAAACTGGAGGATCCGAAGACGGGAGCTCCTCTCATGGAACGCACCGTCCTCATCGCGAATACGAGCAACATGCCCGTCGCCGCCAGAGAGGCGTCCGTCTACACTGGCATCACGATCGCAGAGTACTACAGGGACATGGGATACGACGTCGCCCTCATGGCGGACAGCACGAGCAGATGGGCCGAGGCCATGCGAGAGATCTCCTCGCGTCTAGAGGAGATGCCGGGCGAGGAAGGTTATCCCGCATATCTGTCCTCGAGACTGTCGGAGTTCTACGAGAGGGCCGGGCGGGTCAAGACGCTCTCAGGGGCCGAAGGCTCGGTCAGCGTCGTCGGTGCGGTCTCACCGCCTGGCGGGGACTTCTCCGAACCCGTGACCCAGGGAACCCTCCGCATAACCAAGGTCTTCTGGGCGCTCGACACGAGGCTGCGAGAGAGGAGGCACTTCCCCTCCATCAACTGGCTCACGTCCTACAGCCTGTACAACAGAACGCTCAGCGACTGGTTCGTCGAGAACGTCAGTCCTCATTGGTCCGAGCTTCGTGAGTGGTCCATGGCCATCCTCCAGCGCGAGGCCGAGCTGCAGGAGATCGTCCAGCTCGTGGGCTCCGATGCGCTCCCCGAGGACGAGCAGCTGACGCTCGAAGTTGCCAGGATGATAAGGGAGTTCTTCCTGCAGCAGAACGCATTCCACCCCGTGGACACGTTCGCGCCGCTTGAGAGGCAGTACGAGCTGCTCGCAACGATAAAGAGGTTCTCGGACCTTGCGAAGAAGGCTCTGTCGCTGGAAGTGACCTATCAGGAGCTGGCGGACATGGACTCGATAACGCTCCTGGGCAAACTGAAATACGAGGAGGACTTCGCGGGCGAACTCAAGAGGGTCACGGACAAGATGGACGAGGAGTTCAGGCAGAAGGAGGTGATTTCCTGA
- the artA gene encoding archaeosortase A produces the protein MSGIADVLLFVSIALLAAGFFWKHNRCHLVRAAGWTVFGIFWWLQIPDYIAAVDVFNALASALALPAFMFFAYHEFLSYRWREEYQPLKFLAGATFLAAGIFFTVDRIPFLAGNLIQVVADHTVALLNAFGGNYWTEGIHYPGGFSWYRVSADEIYVPIREADIHIILACTAIQALAVAVSFIVSTEAKWKRRGIALGISIPVIYIMNLVRNVVVIHLYDVQSVSFELAHGSIGKMISLLTLVGLVVLLFEILPQFYDNIMGSFDLLWRKGPKHEPKDIYERLLKKKPT, from the coding sequence ATGAGCGGGATAGCCGACGTCCTACTGTTCGTCTCGATAGCCCTTCTCGCAGCCGGCTTCTTCTGGAAGCACAACCGCTGCCACCTCGTCCGCGCGGCGGGATGGACGGTCTTCGGCATCTTCTGGTGGCTCCAGATACCCGACTACATCGCGGCGGTGGACGTCTTCAACGCCCTCGCGAGCGCGCTGGCCCTGCCCGCGTTCATGTTCTTCGCATATCACGAGTTCCTTTCCTACCGCTGGCGGGAGGAGTACCAGCCGCTCAAGTTCCTGGCGGGCGCGACGTTCCTCGCAGCGGGCATCTTCTTCACGGTCGACAGAATCCCGTTCCTCGCGGGGAACCTCATCCAGGTCGTCGCCGACCACACGGTCGCCCTGCTGAACGCGTTCGGCGGCAACTACTGGACCGAGGGCATCCACTACCCCGGCGGGTTCAGCTGGTACAGGGTCTCCGCAGATGAGATCTACGTCCCGATCAGGGAGGCGGACATACACATCATCCTTGCCTGCACCGCCATACAGGCCCTTGCGGTCGCGGTGAGCTTCATCGTCTCCACGGAGGCCAAGTGGAAGCGCAGGGGCATCGCGCTCGGGATTAGCATCCCCGTGATCTACATCATGAACCTCGTGAGGAACGTGGTCGTGATACACCTCTACGACGTCCAGAGCGTCAGCTTCGAGCTCGCTCACGGCTCCATTGGGAAGATGATATCGCTCCTCACGCTCGTGGGACTGGTCGTCCTGCTCTTCGAGATCCTGCCCCAGTTCTATGACAACATAATGGGCTCGTTCGACCTGCTGTGGAGAAAGGGGCCAAAGCACGAGCCGAAGGACATCTACGAGCGGCTGTTGAAGAAGAAGCCTACTTGA